The nucleotide sequence TAATATACGATTATTCCAGTCCCCTTCCAATTTCCCGTATTCTCGGGACATGGTAATATTTATACCGGAAGAGAGAATCAAACCTGTGGCAGTCGGCGCATAAAGTAAAATCTTTCTGGCGCAGGAAACTATTGGATGCGGTCCCTTCTGTATTTTGTCCCGGGGTATTATTGGGTTTCCCTGCTTCCCATTGATGCGGATTGTGACAAGACCCGCAGGATATAATACCATGTTTTACCCTGAGGCCGTCGTCTTTATTAAACATGGGGAGCGCCCCGTGTTCGCGTTCAACACGCCTGCCGACATTAGTAACCACAATATCAGTTGGATGCATATCAACCAGTGGAACCTTATTTGCCGCGCATTGGTTGGCCGCGTGGCAGCTTTTACAGAGCATAGACGGAGTTTCCGGGCTTTCTTGAGGTAATTTTGCCCATATGAGTAGTTTACCAAAGGCATTATGAGGAATATGGCATGCGCTGCACGGGCCGCCTTCTTCTGCCGTTTGATTAATAACGTTTTTCTCGGAAGGCGCGGTAATCCTCATATCATGTTCTGTATTAACAACATATTTCTTTTGCAAATGGCATGTTGTGCACATCTCGGAATTTTTATTATTTTTTCTTAAGAAACTGTTTTTAATATCCCCTTCGGTTTTTATCCCGGGGCCATTTTCTTTTTTGTCAGGGTCCCACTGGTGGAGATTATGACAGGTAGAGCAAAGAACCTTGCCCCTTTCAATATCTTTGGCCCCCTGTAACGTGAATATCGGGAAAGGGGATTCCCCCTTAAGCCCCAGGCGGCTGAAATCTACGCCGACAGGATGTGTTCCTCCGATTTGTTTTGTATTTGCGCAGCCGTTTTTGCCGTGACAGATGTCACACAGAGGAGTGATGGCGTCAACCCCATTTCCTTTTTGTTTTGCCCATAATTTTTCCGCCACTGCGTTATGCGGGACATGGCACGCCCCGCAAGGCCCGGATTCAAAAACAGTCTGTCCTAGCATATTTTTTTCTTTTGGCGCCGATACCTTCATGTCATGGTCACTGCCTACAATATAACCTTGCGCGCTGTGACAGTCGCGGCATAAAGTCGCTTCCGGATCAGAGGCGAGACGGAGAAAACTGTTTAAAGCTGTTCCTTCAATATTTTCTTTGGCACTTCCTTTTGATTCCTTTCCCGGGTCCCATACATGCGGGTCATGACAAGTGTAGCAGTAGACATTTCCGTTTTCCTGTTTTTTCGCATCTTTATTAAATGTAGGAAGTGTCGTTGTCCCTCCGACATTTGCGATTGGCACATCTACAGGGTGGGAAAATTTTCCCGGCTGTTTCTTTTCCCCGCATTTATCATCTGAATGGCATGAAAAACAAAATTTAGAAGAAGAATCCGCGTCGCCGCCTAAATCCCTTGCCCAGATTCTGGGGCCTAACCCGTTATGGACAACATGACATGGGCTGCATATGCCGCCGGTTTTGCGCGTGTTATCTTCGAAGTTTTTAACCTTCGGAGCTGTATTTGCAAGGTCATGGTCAGTCCCCTCAATAAAGGTCTGTTTTTCGTGGCAATCCCTGCATAAATCAGGAGACGGGAAGTTGGCTATTCTTAAAAAACTGTTTGTCTGGTTTCCTTCTGTATTTTTACGTTTTGATACTTTTTTATTTACCGGGTCCCATACATGGGGGTCGTGGCATGAGTTGCAGTATACACTGCCTTTTTCTGAAAGCTCACCTTTATTATTAAATAACGGCAGGGTAGAACTTCCGTCTGCGCCGGAAATCGCGACATCTGTCGGATGGGTAAAAGTAACAATTTTTTTATCTGCGCCCGGATTTTTTTCAGAATGGCAACTAACACATAAATTTGTAGAAGTGTCTTTACCGGTCTGAGGAACTTCCCGTGCCCATATTTTGCGCTCTTTTCCATTGTGCGCCAGGTGGCAGGCACTGCATATTCCGCCGGATGAACTTGTTTTCCCTTCAATATTTTTCGCGTCTTTAGCAGTAATAGACAAGTCATGTTCCGTATTTTCCACAAAGAATTTATCTTCATGGCAGTCTTTACAAAGGGAGGATTTCGCATCATTTGATTTGCGGAGAAAACTATTTGTAAAATCGCCTTCCCTGTTTTGGCTGTAAGCTGTGTCTATTTTATTCGGGTCCCATACATGGGGGTCGTGACAGCTTGTGCAGAAGATATTTCCCTCCCCGTCTGTTTTTTGTTTTCCCAATTCGTCAAATAGAGGAAGGGATGATGTCCCGTCCGCTTTTTTAATTGATTTATCTGTCGGGTGAGAATATTTATCAATGGGTTTTTTGCCGGCAGATCCGTCTTTGTTGTGACAGCTGATACAGAGCTGTGTGACAAAATCACCATCGCCGGTAAGTTTTTTTGCCCACCCGTGGGAAAAATGGCACGGCCCGCAGATGCCCGACTGCTCAACAGTCTGATTTTTTATGTTTGGTTCGTCCTTTGCCGTAATAGCTAAATTATGGTCTGAATAAAAAACAGCTTTTTTATCTTTATGACAGTCCAGGCAGATAGATGATTGATCATTGCCTAAAACCAGAAGAGGGGTATTTTTTATCCCTTTGTGCGGCAAATGGCATGTAGTACAAATCATTTCTTTATTTGGACCGAGAGCGCCTCCCGCCTTCATAATATCTTCAGCAATTTTTACCTTGTCTGAAATGATATTGACCGGGTGTTTTATAGAGGATATAGAATCACGAATACCCCGGATTATTTTATTTTCATGGCATGTGTTGCATAACCCCGAGAATTTGTTATCTGCCAGAAGATTTCGCGTTTTTGGAGCGGAATCATGTATTTTATGACAGCTTTCACATACTAATTTTTCATCCACTCCTTTTCTTGCGCCTAACGCCGTAAGGGATGGAGCAATAACGGCTTCTGACGGAACCAAATTAACCGGATGTGTCCCCTTTTGTTCACCTTCCTCTATCCCGTTAGCATATTTTGTTTCATGGCATTGACGGCATAATCCTGAATTTTTATTTGAAACAGCCATAATTTTGCCGTCAGTTCCATCATTGGCGGCGTTATCTGCGGCATTATGAACCTTGTGGCAGCTTTCACAGATGACTAAATTGTTTTGCCCGAAAGTCAACCCTTCGGGGTGCATTTCATTAGCCAAAGGAACATCGACAGGGTGAGTCCCTGTGTTCTTCTCACCGGTGTCCTTATTGAGTTTGTCCATATGGCATATTTCGCAGAAAGAAGAATTTTTATTATTATCAGCCAGCAGATGTGTTTCTTTTGCAGCATAATGCGGGGAATGGCAGGAAACACAAATTAAACTTTTGTCTTTACCTGTGCTGGACGGGTTTCCGGAATGCCAGCGGTATGGAATGGATGCCTTTTTTTGCGGGACATTTACCGGGTGGGTATCGTGCCCTGCGCCTTCTTTTTTACTTGGGTTATTTGTATGGCATGCCTCGCAAAGTTTCGCAGATTCAACTTCGGGGCCCTTGACGGGAAACAGCAAAAGGTTTTCCGCCTCGGCGGAGTGAATTTTATGACAGCTTTCACAGATTACTTTATTGGGTTTGTCCCCGCTGTATGCCCCGGCATCTTTTAATTCCTTTGTGAAAGGGATAGAATCAACATTAATAGGATGCATCCCCTCTTTTGGGCCGTTTGTCTTATCTTTATGGCAGTCCATGCACATTTCTGAGTTTTTATTCTCCTGGCGGAGATAAGTTGCCCGTTCAGGCACCACCCCGTCCTGTGCGCCTACAGCATGGGCTGTATGACAGCTTCCGCAGTCCAACTCCCCGTAGAAAGTGCCGTCTTCGTCTTTATAAGCAAAATTGTTCATAAAATACAACGGGTATTTATCAGCAATAGTTACTTTTTTAGACGGAACTATTTTTGTGGGATGTGATATCTTTTTTTTCCATGCTTTCCGGGAATCAACCATTGAACCGTCATGGCAACTGTAACATATCCATTCATCAGTTACATATCTTTTATGGCCGATGTAGCGCGGTATTCGATCGGGATTATCTTTTATTGAATGATCAGGATGCCATTCATAATGGCATACAGCACATTCCTGCCGGGAGCTTTCAGGCATAACGCTTCTGGCCAAACTTGGATTTTGGGCAAAAAGCGTAAAAAATATTATTAGAGAAAGGAAGAAAAGACGCTTCATTATTATAATTATTGTAGATTAAAGACTTCAATCAGGTTGGCAATCATTTCAACCACATAGAGATGGTTAGATTCATCGGTTAAGATACCAACGGGTGTTATAAAATTTCTGCGGTTATTATATTCATTGTTGATTAGAGAGATAAATTCCCCATCCCTATTAAATACTTGAATGACCCCAAGGAAACTGTCGCTTATAAATATCCTGTCCTGTTTATCTATAGTAATGCCTTTTGGCCGGTAGAAAGTTCCTTTTTTAATACCCCAAAGGCCTATCTGGCGCAGATAATTTCCCTCCTGGTCAAAAACCTGCACTCTTGCGTTAATGACATCAACTATATAAATTTCACCTTTGCTGTCGCTTGAAAGCATAAAAGGGAACCGGAATTCCCCCTTCCTTCTGCCGTTATTACCCCACTCTCTTATAAAATCGCCCTTTTTGTTATATACTAACACCCTATGGTTGTCGTTATCTACAATAAAACATTTGTCTTTTACAACAATAATATCTGTCGGGTCTGCCGGCAGTTTCTCCTCCCCCGGTTTTAATGAAAATTGGTGTTGGAAATTTCCTTCAGAATCAAATATCGAAATTCTGTGATTCTTGGAATCTGCGATATAAACCCTTCCATCAATATCGATAGTAATGCCTAAAGGGGTATCGAGTTCTCCCTGCTTATCGCCTTTCGCGCCGAATTCTTTAATAAATTCACCCTTCTGGTTTGTAACTACTACCCTGTGGTTTACACCATCGAGTATATACAGGTTACCGTTTGGGCCAAGGGCTATATCGCTGGGTTGATTTAATGGAAAAGAAGCAGGCCCTTTTATTTCGTAAAGAAGCCGGACTTTTATAGAAGTTTCTTCTCCAGCGATATAAGGATTATTAGTAAAAAGAGTTACGAAAAAAAGAAAGATAAAAATTTTTTTAAACATAAATTTAACAGATTGAAAAATAAGGGGGCAAGAATATCACTCCGCCCCCCCGCCCAATATTTAAATATAAAACGCTATTTCGTCATTAGCTGCTTTTTTTAACTCCAAAGAGATTTGGGATATAAAACCTGCCATACCTCCCAATAATCCCAGCGGCTTCCGTTCCAACCAGCTGATCCATGCGTTCTTGTGGATACCCGAGAGCTTTAAAAGGTAACACGCTTTTTACACGATGGCAATCCGTGCAATCCAGGCCGGGGTTTGAAACCGCCTGGTGTATACGCCCTTTCATCTGCCCCTGCAGGTCTGTAGATAACCTGTCTCTCATAGCCACGAATGGTTTCGCGAATTTTTCATCATCCATCCGCATGGTTATCATTTTGAACTGTCCGTTTTCTTCGACATACGGCGTAATTAAAGGAACATTGGCCCTTCCGGTAATTTCTTCGTCAAAAGCCGAAATAAGCTGGTTAACATAAGGTTTTATCCTGATTAAAGGCTCGACCTTCCTGCTTCCTTTTTTCAATTCGGCTATACTGGATGTTGTCCCGTCAAACCATCTGAACCCGCTGATTCCGCCTTTAACATCTTTAACATGGCATGTATTGCAGTCTATAAACGGAGCATGGAAATTAAGCATGGCCCTTGTAACCCTGTTTTTCGCGTGCGGCATATTGCCATGGCATATCACGCAAAGAATGGGATTTTCATTATCGAAAGGCGCGGCCTCCCCTTCGTTTTTATTGTGAAAATGGAATAGCCTGGATTCCTTTTCGCTTACTACAAGTTTTTCCGTTATAAGATTATGTTCCTCTCCGGATTTAACAGGTGCAACAAATGCTAATGCTATTACAGAAACCATGGCCACGGCTGCGCTTATTAATAAATTACGTTTTAGCATTATTTTTTACCTCCCTGTTCCCCTTTTTCTTTTGCCATCATTTCATCATACCACATTTTGTGTTCATGAATTACCTCATCTTCAGTCATTTTTCCTGTAATCCATGATTTTATCATCGGAAAGTTTTCCGGGACAAAATGTACATTATAGAAGTGAAATGTAAAAATAAATACCGTCGCTAGAAATGCTTCATCGCTGTGTACAATCCACGCGGCATTCATCCACCACCAGGGCATGAAAGACATAACAAACTCTCTCAAAAACAGACTCAGCCCCGTGAACCCGATCATTACCATACCCCAGTAGACAGCTAAGTAATCAAATTTTTCAGGATATGCCCATTTTTTCAAAGCGGGAGACTCTTTGTTTATTCCAAAAAAATATTTAAATTTATCGACGATATCTTTCCCGTCTTTTGCTGTCGGGATTAACGCCAGGTCCCCCGTTTTTAATCTGGAGAAAAAATTATTAAAAGGTGTCCACCCTTCAATTATCCATCGGCCGATCAAATAAAAAGAATGATAAATTAAAAGAACCCATGCGAGTATTCCGCACCATCTATGGATTACAGGAGCAATTTCAGGGCCACCAAGAAGTTTAAATAAAGGTTTTGCATACGGCATATGCGGGAATTTTTGAGGCATACCAGTAGCGACAAGGCCGGTAAATGAGATTACTACAATTAGATGCTGAATTATCTGGTGCGTACTGAGGCGCTCAAAAACCCTTGGTTCACTTGAACCTGTATGTTCGGCATGTTCCATAATCTTCACGCTCCTTTCTAAGTTATCCTAGTATTTTACGTACTAAGTCCAGTGTAATCATTGTAAGAACAAACGCTAAAGTTCCATAACAAAGCCAGAAAAAGGATTCTTCCAGAATGAAAAGCCCGATATAATTATGCGGAGCAATGTGCCCTACCGAACGCGCAAATGATTTATTTCCTTTTGCTTTCGGGTGGCAGATGTCAACACTGCATGTCTTTACAAGATTGTCTCTTTCCGGGTCAAAACGTTTTTCCTCTGTAATATATACAGCTGACGCGGTGTCCTTTTTGCTTTTTAGATCATGTATACCCGCGTCTCCGCCTGAAGGACGGTTTGGATCCATTGGATAATTGGCTTTGGTATGGCAGTCAGTACATCCGGCCCATCGCTCACCGCCATGGTAAACCATTTTATAATGAAATGTTTTTTCGTATTCCTTAACCGGTGCTGAGCTTAGTTTATGCCTTGTCATCATGTCGTTATTTCCGTGGCATTCAACGCAAAGCTGGACTACCTGATACTTGGTTCTATTTGTTTTCATATCAAAACGGTGTTTTGTATGGCGATAAAACCTTGCGGCAAAATCATCTTTATGGCAGCCGCGGCATCTTTTTAATTGAGCGTCATTAATCGGCGCAATTTCACTTCCAACTTTTTCGTAAACAGGATTTACATCATGGCAATAAACACAATACGGGGCATCGGGATCTTGTTTTTCCTGGGGCAGTTCCCTGTCAGCTATACCGTGTGAGC is from bacterium and encodes:
- a CDS encoding cytochrome c3 family protein, whose amino-acid sequence is MPESSRQECAVCHYEWHPDHSIKDNPDRIPRYIGHKRYVTDEWICYSCHDGSMVDSRKAWKKKISHPTKIVPSKKVTIADKYPLYFMNNFAYKDEDGTFYGELDCGSCHTAHAVGAQDGVVPERATYLRQENKNSEMCMDCHKDKTNGPKEGMHPINVDSIPFTKELKDAGAYSGDKPNKVICESCHKIHSAEAENLLLFPVKGPEVESAKLCEACHTNNPSKKEGAGHDTHPVNVPQKKASIPYRWHSGNPSSTGKDKSLICVSCHSPHYAAKETHLLADNNKNSSFCEICHMDKLNKDTGEKNTGTHPVDVPLANEMHPEGLTFGQNNLVICESCHKVHNAADNAANDGTDGKIMAVSNKNSGLCRQCHETKYANGIEEGEQKGTHPVNLVPSEAVIAPSLTALGARKGVDEKLVCESCHKIHDSAPKTRNLLADNKFSGLCNTCHENKIIRGIRDSISSIKHPVNIISDKVKIAEDIMKAGGALGPNKEMICTTCHLPHKGIKNTPLLVLGNDQSSICLDCHKDKKAVFYSDHNLAITAKDEPNIKNQTVEQSGICGPCHFSHGWAKKLTGDGDFVTQLCISCHNKDGSAGKKPIDKYSHPTDKSIKKADGTSSLPLFDELGKQKTDGEGNIFCTSCHDPHVWDPNKIDTAYSQNREGDFTNSFLRKSNDAKSSLCKDCHEDKFFVENTEHDLSITAKDAKNIEGKTSSSGGICSACHLAHNGKERKIWAREVPQTGKDTSTNLCVSCHSEKNPGADKKIVTFTHPTDVAISGADGSSTLPLFNNKGELSEKGSVYCNSCHDPHVWDPVNKKVSKRKNTEGNQTNSFLRIANFPSPDLCRDCHEKQTFIEGTDHDLANTAPKVKNFEDNTRKTGGICSPCHVVHNGLGPRIWARDLGGDADSSSKFCFSCHSDDKCGEKKQPGKFSHPVDVPIANVGGTTTLPTFNKDAKKQENGNVYCYTCHDPHVWDPGKESKGSAKENIEGTALNSFLRLASDPEATLCRDCHSAQGYIVGSDHDMKVSAPKEKNMLGQTVFESGPCGACHVPHNAVAEKLWAKQKGNGVDAITPLCDICHGKNGCANTKQIGGTHPVGVDFSRLGLKGESPFPIFTLQGAKDIERGKVLCSTCHNLHQWDPDKKENGPGIKTEGDIKNSFLRKNNKNSEMCTTCHLQKKYVVNTEHDMRITAPSEKNVINQTAEEGGPCSACHIPHNAFGKLLIWAKLPQESPETPSMLCKSCHAANQCAANKVPLVDMHPTDIVVTNVGRRVEREHGALPMFNKDDGLRVKHGIISCGSCHNPHQWEAGKPNNTPGQNTEGTASNSFLRQKDFTLCADCHRFDSLFRYKYYHVPRIREIGRGLE
- a CDS encoding NHL repeat-containing protein, with amino-acid sequence MFKKIFIFLFFVTLFTNNPYIAGEETSIKVRLLYEIKGPASFPLNQPSDIALGPNGNLYILDGVNHRVVVTNQKGEFIKEFGAKGDKQGELDTPLGITIDIDGRVYIADSKNHRISIFDSEGNFQHQFSLKPGEEKLPADPTDIIVVKDKCFIVDNDNHRVLVYNKKGDFIREWGNNGRRKGEFRFPFMLSSDSKGEIYIVDVINARVQVFDQEGNYLRQIGLWGIKKGTFYRPKGITIDKQDRIFISDSFLGVIQVFNRDGEFISLINNEYNNRRNFITPVGILTDESNHLYVVEMIANLIEVFNLQ